A segment of the Streptomyces diastaticus subsp. diastaticus genome:
CGAGCCTCGACACGAAAGCCGTACCCCCGTGCTTGTTGCGCCCTTCCGCCGGATCTCCCTCGCCGCCTCCTGCACCGCCCTCGGCCTGCTGCTCACCGCCTGCGGGGGCCAGGGCTCCGAACCCGCCGCCGAGGCGAAGGAGGCCGGGGCGGCCACGCTGGAGAACTGCGGCCGCACCGTGACCGTCGAGCAGCCGCCGCGGCGAGCCGTCTCGCTCAACCAGGACTCCACCGAGATCCTGCTCTCGCTCGGTCTCGCCGACCGGATGGCGGGCACCGCTACCTGGACCGACCCGGTCCTGCCGCACCTGGCGAAGGACAACGCCAAGGTCAAGCGGCTCGCCGACAACAACCCCTCGTTCGAGAAGGTCCTCGACGAGGAACCGGACTTCGTCACCGCCTCCTTCGAGTCGACCCTCGGCAAGGGCGGCGTCGCCACCCGCGAGGCGTTCGAGGACCTCGGTGTGGGCACCTACGTCTCGCCCGCCGACTGCGCCAAGACCAACTCCGGTGACGGGGACGGCGCGCGGACCGATCCGCTCTCCCTGGCCGACATCCACGGCGAGGTCACCGACCTGGCGAAGGTCTTCGGCGTCGAGGAACGTGGTGAGAAGCTCGTCGCCGACCTCGGCCGGCGGGCCCGGAAGGCCACTGACGGGCTGAGCACCAGGAAGGCTCCCGAGGACGAACGGCCCACCCTCCTCTACTGGTTCGCCAACGCCGAGGCGCCGTACATGGGCGGCTGCTGCGGTGCGCCCGGCATCATCACCGAGGCCGTCGGCGGGAAGAACGTCTTCGACGACACCAAGGACGAGTGGCCGCAGATCAACTGGGAGACCGTCGCCGACCGCGACCCCGACGTGCTGGTCATCGGCGACCTCACCCGCAAGTCGCAGACGGCGGAGAGCGCCGCCAGGAAGATCGCCTTCCTGGAGTCCCACCCGGCCACTCGCACCATGACGGCGGTGAAGAGGAAGCGGTACGTACAGGTGAGCGGGGCGGCGCTGAACCCCTCGATCCGCACCGTCGACGGCATCGAGGAAGTCGCCGCCAAGCTGCGTGAGTTCGGGCTGGCGAAGTGACCGTCACCGCCGCGCGCCCCGGCACGGGGCCCGGGCGGGCGCGGCGGCCGGGGGCGTGGACGCTCGGTCTGTCGGCTCTCGTCCTGCTGCTGGCCTCCGTCTCGGTCGCCATCACCATCGGTCCCGCCCGCGTCTCCGTCCCCGACGTGTGGGCCGTCGTCGCCTCCCGCCTCGGCGGCCGGGAGAGCGGGCTGACGCCCATCCGTGAGGGCATCGTCTGGGAACTGCGCTTGCCGCGTACCGTGCTGGCCGCCGTCTGCGGGGCCGGGCTCGCGCTCTGCGGCGTGGTCATGCAGTCGCTGCTGCGCAACCCGCTGGCCGACCCGTTCGTCCTCGGCGTCTCCTCCGGCGCCTCCACCGGCGCGGTCGCCGTGGTCGTCCTCGGGCTCGGCGGCGGCGCGCTGTCGGTCTCCACCGGCGCCTTCGTCGGCGCCCTCGTCTCCTTCGGTCTCGTGCTGCTGCTCAGCCACAGCCTCGGCGGCACCACCGACCGGGTGGTGCTCTCCGGAGTGGCGGGTATGCAGCTCTTCTCCGCGCTCACCTCGTTCGTCGTGATGTTCGCCGCCGACGCCGAACAGACCCGGGGCATCCTCTTCTGGCTGCTCGGCAGCCTCTCCGGCGCCACCTGGACCGACGTCTGGGCCTGCCTGGCCGTGCTGGCGGCGGCGCTGGTGGTGTGCGGGGCACGGGCCAACCAGCTCGACGCCTTCGCCTTCGGAACGGAGAGCGCCGCCTCCCTCGGCGTCCCGGTGGCGCGGACCCGGCTGGTCCTGCTGACCGTCACCGCGCTGCTCACCGCCGCGCTGGTCAGCGCCGCCGGAGCGATCGGTTTCGTCGGGCTGGTGCTGCCGCACGCCGCCCGCGCCCTGACCGGCACCCTGCACGGGCGGCTGCTGCCGGTGGCGGCGCTGAGCGGCGCCGTCTTCCTGGTCTGGGTGGACACCCTGGCCAGGACCGTGCTGGCGCCGCAGGAGATCCCGGTCGGCGTGGTCACCTCGCTGATCGGCGTGCCCGCCTTCGTCCTCATCATGTACCGCACCCGGAGGCCCGCGTGACCGGCCGTGCCACCTGCCCGGCCGGCCGGCCGGCGCTCCGCGCGGAACGGGTCTCGCGGTCGGCGGGCGGGCGGCTCATCCTGGACGGCGTCACGCTCCAGGCGCGCGCCGCAAGCACGGTCGGGCTCATCGGGCCCAACGGCTCCGGCAAGTCGACCCTGCTGCGGCTGCTGGCAGGGCTGCTGGCGCCGTCCGCCGGCACCGTCACCGTGGACGGCTCCACCCCGGCCGAACTGGGCCGCCGCGAGACGGCCCGGCGGCTCGCCGTGGTCGGGCAGCACGCGGCGACCGACACCGACCTGACCGTCCGCGACGTGGTCGGGCTCGGGCGTGTGCCGCACCGCAGGGCCTGGGCGGCGCCGGGGCCCGCCGACCGGGAGGCGGTCCGGGCGGCCCTGGAGCGGACCGGGCTGACGCCCCTCGCCGGCCGGCTCTGGCACACGCTCTCCGGCGGGGAGCGGCAGCGGGCGCAGATCGCCCGGGCGCTGGCCCAGGAACCGCGCCACCTGCTGCTGGACGAGCCGACCAACCACCTGGACGTCCAGCACCAGCTGGAGTTGCTGTCGCTGGTGGCGGGGCTGCCCGTGACCTGCGTGGTGGCGTTGCACGACCTCAATCTCGCGGCGATGTTCTGCGAGGAGGTCGTGGTGTTGCGCGCGGGGCGCGCCGTGGCGTCCGGGTCTCCCCGGGAGGTGCTCACCGAGGGGCTGATCGAGGAGGTGTACGGGGTCCGGGCGGTCGTCGTGGCCGACGGCGGGGGCCCGCCGTTCGTACGCTTCCTCGCGCCGGGGGCACCTGGCGGGGGCCGCTGACCGGGCTCCCGCCCCGGCCGGGCGCGGGGGGCGCGTCCGGCCCGCCCCTGCCGGGCCTGAAGGGGCCGCGAGCGCCGGCCGGGCCGGGAGTGGCGCGGTCCGTCTCCGGGCACCGGTCCTCGACGGCCTCCTCCAGCGCCGTCCGGGGTGAGGCGGCCGGCCGGGCCGGGCGTCACGGCCGCCGGTACGGAATCGAACAGGATACGGACGGGTAAGCGTGTCTGCCCGGTCCGGCCGGGGCGGGCGTGTGAACTCTCGGGACGAGAGTCGCACCGACCGCCTGGGAGGACCACCGCGATGGACCGGATCGGACGGCGCTGGCCCGCGTACTCGGGGATCGTCCCCTGGGCCCTGCTGGTCCTGGGCATCGTGATGGACGTGGCCACCCCGAGGGAGGTCAGCGGGGGACCGCTGATCGTGCTGGCCTGTGTGGCGGCCGGGGTGATCATGTCGTTCCGGGCGACGCTCTGGCTGGTGCTGGTGGCGCTCGCCACCGAACTGGCCACGGGTGTCTGGGAATCCGGCACGGCCGGTACCCAGCAGATCGTCGACCTGGGGTACGTGGTCGTCGCCGGGGCCCTCGGGCTCGACCTGAACCGGCTGGTGATCCGCTACGGCCGCCGGATCTCGGCGGTCCGCACGGTCGCCGAGAGCGTCCAGCTCGCCCTGCTGCCCGATCCCCCGCTCCGGCTGGCCGGGTACGACATCGCC
Coding sequences within it:
- a CDS encoding ABC transporter substrate-binding protein — translated: MLVAPFRRISLAASCTALGLLLTACGGQGSEPAAEAKEAGAATLENCGRTVTVEQPPRRAVSLNQDSTEILLSLGLADRMAGTATWTDPVLPHLAKDNAKVKRLADNNPSFEKVLDEEPDFVTASFESTLGKGGVATREAFEDLGVGTYVSPADCAKTNSGDGDGARTDPLSLADIHGEVTDLAKVFGVEERGEKLVADLGRRARKATDGLSTRKAPEDERPTLLYWFANAEAPYMGGCCGAPGIITEAVGGKNVFDDTKDEWPQINWETVADRDPDVLVIGDLTRKSQTAESAARKIAFLESHPATRTMTAVKRKRYVQVSGAALNPSIRTVDGIEEVAAKLREFGLAK
- a CDS encoding FecCD family ABC transporter permease, giving the protein MTVTAARPGTGPGRARRPGAWTLGLSALVLLLASVSVAITIGPARVSVPDVWAVVASRLGGRESGLTPIREGIVWELRLPRTVLAAVCGAGLALCGVVMQSLLRNPLADPFVLGVSSGASTGAVAVVVLGLGGGALSVSTGAFVGALVSFGLVLLLSHSLGGTTDRVVLSGVAGMQLFSALTSFVVMFAADAEQTRGILFWLLGSLSGATWTDVWACLAVLAAALVVCGARANQLDAFAFGTESAASLGVPVARTRLVLLTVTALLTAALVSAAGAIGFVGLVLPHAARALTGTLHGRLLPVAALSGAVFLVWVDTLARTVLAPQEIPVGVVTSLIGVPAFVLIMYRTRRPA
- a CDS encoding ABC transporter ATP-binding protein, whose protein sequence is MTGRATCPAGRPALRAERVSRSAGGRLILDGVTLQARAASTVGLIGPNGSGKSTLLRLLAGLLAPSAGTVTVDGSTPAELGRRETARRLAVVGQHAATDTDLTVRDVVGLGRVPHRRAWAAPGPADREAVRAALERTGLTPLAGRLWHTLSGGERQRAQIARALAQEPRHLLLDEPTNHLDVQHQLELLSLVAGLPVTCVVALHDLNLAAMFCEEVVVLRAGRAVASGSPREVLTEGLIEEVYGVRAVVVADGGGPPFVRFLAPGAPGGGR